One window of the Macaca thibetana thibetana isolate TM-01 chromosome 13, ASM2454274v1, whole genome shotgun sequence genome contains the following:
- the POLE4 gene encoding DNA polymerase epsilon subunit 4 isoform X2: MAAAAAAGSGTPREEEGPAGEAAALQPQAPTSVPGARLSRLPLARVKALVKADPDVTLAGQEAIFILARAAELFVETIAKDAYCCAQQGKRKTLQRRDLDNAIEAVDEFAFLEGTLD, from the exons atggcagcggcggcggcggcaggaaGCGGGACACCCCGAGAGGAGGAGGGACCTGCTGGGGAGGCAGCGGCCTTGCAGCCCCAAGCCCCAACGAGTGTGCCTGGGGCTCGTCTCTCGAGGTTGCCTCTGGCGCGAGTGAAGGCCTTGGTGAAGGCGGACCCCGACGTGACGCTAGCCGGACAGGAAGCCATCTTCATTCTGGCACGAGCCGCG GAACTGTTTGTGGAGACCATTGCAAAAGATGCCTACTGTTGTGCTCAgcagggaaaaaggaaaactctTCAGAGGAGAGACTTGG ATAATGCAATAGAAGCTGTGGATGAATTTGCTTTTCTGGAAG GTACTTTGGATTGA
- the POLE4 gene encoding DNA polymerase epsilon subunit 4 isoform X1, whose translation MAAAAAAGSGTPREEEGPAGEAAALQPQAPTSVPGARLSRLPLARVKALVKADPDVTLAGQEAIFILARAAELFVETIAKDAYCCAQQGKRKTLQRRDLDNAIEAVDEFAFLEGNNQECKEMITS comes from the exons atggcagcggcggcggcggcaggaaGCGGGACACCCCGAGAGGAGGAGGGACCTGCTGGGGAGGCAGCGGCCTTGCAGCCCCAAGCCCCAACGAGTGTGCCTGGGGCTCGTCTCTCGAGGTTGCCTCTGGCGCGAGTGAAGGCCTTGGTGAAGGCGGACCCCGACGTGACGCTAGCCGGACAGGAAGCCATCTTCATTCTGGCACGAGCCGCG GAACTGTTTGTGGAGACCATTGCAAAAGATGCCTACTGTTGTGCTCAgcagggaaaaaggaaaactctTCAGAGGAGAGACTTGG ATAATGCAATAGAAGCTGTGGATGAATTTGCTTTTCTGGAAG